One genomic window of Acidobacteriota bacterium includes the following:
- a CDS encoding acetyl-CoA carboxylase carboxyltransferase subunit alpha produces MPTYLEFEKPIAELDSKIAELEALAARKDGPSITDELTKLKTKSAKQLKQIYSDLDAWRITQVARHPERPHFSDFIANIFEDFEELAGDRHFGNDEAIIGGLARFRGRSVVIMGHEKGRTTEKRLKHNFGMAHPEGYRKAVRLMDLAEKFGMPVLSFPDTAGAYPGKGGEERGQAEAIARGTQRGLSLGVPFVTLVIGEGMSGGAIGIAAANRVLMMEYAIYSVISPEGCASILYRDSAKAKDAAEAMGITGPDLLKHKIVDGIVKEPVGGAHRDPQRAMASAAKALDAALRDLEGMTPAELRRQRRDRFYAIGREGV; encoded by the coding sequence ATGCCGACCTATCTCGAATTCGAAAAGCCGATCGCCGAACTTGATTCCAAGATCGCCGAGCTTGAAGCCCTCGCTGCCCGCAAGGACGGCCCGTCGATCACCGACGAGCTGACGAAACTGAAGACAAAGTCCGCCAAGCAGCTGAAGCAGATCTATTCCGATCTCGACGCCTGGCGCATCACGCAAGTCGCCCGCCACCCGGAGCGGCCGCACTTCTCCGATTTCATCGCGAACATCTTCGAGGATTTCGAGGAACTCGCCGGCGATCGGCATTTCGGCAATGACGAGGCGATCATCGGCGGCCTTGCCCGGTTCCGCGGCCGCTCTGTCGTGATCATGGGTCACGAGAAGGGCCGCACCACCGAGAAGCGCCTGAAGCACAATTTCGGCATGGCGCACCCGGAAGGCTACCGGAAGGCCGTGCGCCTGATGGACCTCGCCGAGAAGTTCGGCATGCCGGTGCTCAGCTTCCCGGACACTGCCGGCGCCTATCCCGGCAAGGGCGGCGAGGAGCGCGGACAGGCCGAAGCAATCGCGCGCGGCACCCAGCGCGGCTTGTCGCTCGGTGTGCCGTTCGTGACGCTGGTGATCGGTGAAGGCATGTCCGGCGGCGCGATCGGCATCGCGGCGGCCAACCGCGTGCTGATGATGGAGTATGCGATCTATTCGGTGATCTCGCCGGAGGGCTGCGCTTCGATCCTCTACCGCGACTCGGCCAAGGCCAAGGACGCGGCCGAAGCAATGGGGATCACCGGGCCGGATCTGCTTAAGCACAAGATTGTCGACGGCATTGTGAAAGAGCCCGTCGGCGGGGCGCACCGCGATCCGCAGCGGGCAATGGCCTCGGCTGCAAAAGCGCTCGACGCGGCGCTGCGCGACCTCGAAGGCATGACGCCGGCGGAACTGCGCCGGCAGCGCCGCGACCGATTCTACGCCATCGGCCGTGAAGGCGTCTGA
- the thiL gene encoding thiamine-phosphate kinase — MAERTWIRSYFAPLARAPGAANLTDDTAELSPATEPVVITTDAIVEGVHFLASDPIETVARKLVRVNVSDILASGAVPSEALLTLGWPAARPEADLAAFAAALGEELEVWGASLIGGDTVSSPGGLFLSMTLTGRCAGPAPVRRGGAGVGDDVWVTGEIGAARRGFAARAEGTENAWTDALRVPRLPPLAAAQLVAEAATAAMDVSDGLLGDAASLAEASGAGVSIDLGRVPFAGGAADLAEMIELSTWGDDYQILFTAPAARRDALLAAAGNEGVRVTRIGEIRAAAGLTATLNNLAVNLPETVAFEHGRIGMPATRP, encoded by the coding sequence ATGGCTGAGCGCACATGGATACGGTCCTACTTCGCGCCGCTGGCGCGCGCGCCCGGTGCGGCCAATCTCACGGACGATACGGCCGAGCTGTCGCCCGCGACCGAGCCCGTTGTCATCACCACGGACGCCATAGTTGAAGGCGTGCATTTCCTCGCCAGCGATCCGATCGAGACGGTGGCCCGCAAACTGGTGCGGGTGAATGTGTCCGACATTCTTGCGAGCGGCGCTGTGCCGTCCGAAGCGCTGCTCACTCTCGGCTGGCCGGCGGCGCGACCGGAAGCAGACCTTGCCGCTTTCGCCGCCGCGCTGGGCGAGGAGCTGGAGGTTTGGGGCGCGTCGCTGATTGGCGGGGATACGGTTTCCAGCCCGGGTGGATTGTTCCTCTCGATGACCCTGACAGGCCGGTGCGCCGGACCCGCGCCCGTGCGGCGGGGCGGGGCAGGTGTGGGCGACGACGTATGGGTCACCGGCGAGATCGGCGCGGCGCGGCGGGGTTTCGCTGCGCGCGCTGAGGGTACCGAGAATGCGTGGACCGACGCCCTGCGGGTGCCCCGGCTTCCGCCGCTGGCGGCGGCTCAGCTTGTGGCCGAGGCGGCAACCGCGGCGATGGACGTCTCAGACGGACTGCTGGGCGATGCCGCCTCGCTCGCCGAAGCCTCTGGGGCGGGAGTCAGCATCGACCTCGGCCGCGTGCCGTTTGCGGGCGGGGCGGCGGATCTTGCTGAAATGATTGAACTTTCGACCTGGGGCGACGACTACCAGATCCTCTTCACGGCCCCGGCGGCGCGCCGCGACGCCCTGTTGGCAGCGGCAGGCAATGAGGGCGTCAGGGTCACCCGGATCGGCGAAATCCGCGCGGCGGCGGGCCTGACCGCAACACTAAATAACCTAGCCGTTAACCTCCCGGAAACCGTCGCCTTCGAGCATGGCAGAATCGGAATGCCTGCGACTCGCCCCTGA
- a CDS encoding type II secretion system F family protein, whose product MSFLSGPIIPAALVFLAVLAAIPPLVSFLRSRQAADEVSRRLTRRTPNEAETPRRNESRIGKAVMGLADSAAPTEGEEVNAVRAKLNLAGFTQQNAVARYFAARFVCVVVPQVALFFALPYLAGYPKYVPVGVSILLVLAGLAAPGKYLDMRITQRKQACSLGFPDMMDLMVACVEAGLSLDAAVQRVGEELELRHPIISGHMRTLSLELRAGRARKTAWRAFADRMALDEAGSLATMLRQAEEMGTSLGQTLRVFSSDMRQRRILYAEEKAMALPAKLTLPLIFFVFPVLLGVLTLPAVVMLGKTLPS is encoded by the coding sequence ATGTCTTTCCTCTCCGGCCCGATCATTCCTGCCGCGCTCGTGTTCCTCGCGGTCCTCGCGGCGATTCCGCCCCTGGTGTCGTTCCTGCGAAGCCGGCAGGCTGCGGATGAAGTCAGCCGCCGCCTGACGCGCCGCACGCCCAACGAGGCCGAGACGCCGCGCCGGAACGAGAGCCGGATCGGCAAGGCGGTCATGGGCTTGGCCGACAGCGCGGCACCGACCGAGGGCGAGGAAGTCAACGCCGTGCGGGCAAAGCTGAACCTCGCCGGGTTCACGCAGCAGAATGCGGTGGCCCGGTACTTCGCGGCGCGTTTCGTCTGCGTGGTGGTCCCGCAGGTCGCGCTGTTCTTTGCGCTGCCTTATCTTGCGGGCTATCCGAAATACGTGCCGGTGGGCGTGTCGATCCTGCTGGTCCTCGCCGGGCTCGCGGCGCCCGGCAAGTATCTCGACATGCGGATCACCCAGCGCAAGCAGGCCTGCTCGCTGGGCTTTCCGGACATGATGGACCTGATGGTCGCTTGCGTGGAGGCGGGGCTCAGCCTCGACGCCGCCGTGCAGCGCGTCGGCGAGGAACTGGAGCTGCGCCACCCGATCATTTCCGGCCACATGCGCACGCTGTCGCTGGAGCTGCGGGCGGGCAGGGCGCGCAAGACGGCGTGGCGGGCCTTCGCTGACCGGATGGCGCTGGACGAGGCGGGATCGCTGGCCACCATGCTGCGCCAGGCCGAGGAAATGGGCACGAGTCTCGGCCAGACCTTGCGGGTTTTCTCGTCCGACATGCGCCAGCGGCGCATCCTCTACGCCGAAGAGAAGGCGATGGCTTTGCCGGCCAAGCTGACATTGCCCTTGATTTTCTTCGTGTTTCCGGTCCTTTTGGGCGTGCTGACGCTGCCGGCCGTGGTGATGCTCGGAAAGACACTTCCGTCATAA
- a CDS encoding CpaF family protein, whose amino-acid sequence MSRFGFSPAVKTEAPAASPVPAQASAPAPRAKPEPAGFDLLDAKLRVHAKLIDELDLSALDKMDDDTMRRRVRGIIGEIIRKEEMALSSAEEASFADAVMDEMTGLGPIEPLLKDDSIADILINGYNQVYVERHGKLQIAPVRFADNDHLLRIVQRIVAAVGRRVDESQPLVDARLLDGSRVNAAVLPIAIDGPLVSIRKFSKSPLTMDKLVAFGAIPRPVADFILGAVKCRASTVISGGTGSGKTTLLNALSSAINPDERMITIEDAAELQLQQPHVARMETRPPNIEGKGEIRQRELVKNALRMRPDRVILGEVRSEEAFDMLQAMNTGHEGSMATIHANNPRDALTRLEQMVMMGGMKISEEAIRGQIASAVNFIVQATRLSDGSRKVVSIAEITGMEGSVVQLQEIFKFERTGTAPDGKVQGHFVATGLRPKFVEEMERKGVFMPPGLFDPSTKF is encoded by the coding sequence ATGAGCCGTTTCGGATTTTCTCCCGCGGTGAAGACCGAGGCGCCCGCCGCCTCGCCTGTTCCAGCGCAGGCGTCGGCGCCGGCGCCGCGCGCCAAGCCTGAACCGGCTGGCTTCGACCTTCTCGACGCCAAGCTGCGTGTGCACGCAAAGCTGATCGACGAACTCGACCTGTCCGCACTCGACAAGATGGATGACGACACGATGCGCCGGCGCGTGCGCGGCATCATCGGCGAAATCATCCGGAAGGAAGAGATGGCGCTATCGTCTGCCGAAGAGGCCTCGTTTGCTGACGCGGTGATGGACGAGATGACCGGGCTCGGCCCGATCGAGCCGCTGCTGAAGGACGACTCGATCGCCGACATCCTGATCAACGGCTACAATCAGGTTTATGTCGAGCGCCACGGCAAGCTGCAGATTGCGCCGGTGCGCTTCGCCGATAATGACCACCTCCTGCGCATCGTGCAACGCATCGTGGCTGCCGTCGGCCGCCGGGTGGACGAGAGCCAGCCGCTGGTCGATGCGCGCCTGCTGGATGGCAGCCGGGTGAACGCGGCGGTGCTACCGATTGCGATCGACGGGCCGCTGGTTTCGATCCGGAAGTTCTCCAAGTCGCCGCTGACGATGGACAAGCTGGTCGCGTTCGGCGCCATTCCGCGCCCGGTGGCGGATTTCATTCTCGGCGCCGTGAAATGCCGGGCCTCGACCGTGATTTCGGGCGGTACGGGTTCGGGCAAGACGACACTGCTGAATGCGCTCTCGTCGGCGATCAACCCGGATGAGCGGATGATCACCATCGAGGATGCGGCCGAGCTGCAGCTGCAACAGCCGCACGTGGCGCGGATGGAGACGCGCCCGCCGAACATCGAGGGCAAGGGCGAGATCCGCCAGCGCGAACTCGTGAAAAACGCGCTGCGGATGCGGCCTGACCGGGTGATCCTCGGCGAGGTGCGCTCGGAAGAGGCGTTCGACATGCTGCAGGCGATGAACACGGGCCACGAAGGCTCGATGGCGACCATCCACGCCAACAATCCGCGCGATGCGCTCACCCGTCTGGAACAGATGGTGATGATGGGCGGCATGAAGATCTCGGAGGAGGCGATCCGTGGGCAGATCGCTTCGGCCGTGAACTTCATCGTGCAGGCAACGCGCCTGTCGGACGGCTCGCGCAAGGTGGTCTCGATTGCCGAGATCACCGGTATGGAAGGCTCGGTCGTCCAGCTGCAGGAAATCTTCAAGTTCGAGCGCACCGGCACCGCGCCGGATGGCAAGGTGCAGGGGCATTTCGTGGCGACCGGCCTGAGGCCGAAATTCGTCGAGGAAATGGAGCGCAAGGGGGTGTTCATGCCGCCCGGCCTGTTCGACCCATCGACCAAGTTCTGA
- a CDS encoding type II secretion system F family protein produces the protein MDATLLIPAVMTIGAIFMAIQSVLGLVSNARTQQIVNRRLQFKERYATHNEAMIELRKSRGLDKEGNLAMSLRWLNQMIVRSGLKFEPAKWALMSAVGALVPAVAAYIYAGGIWVAVPVYLVVFLVAPLGVIKHLASSRAKKMAGQLPDALQIVCRSLEAGHPVATAVSLVAREMPDPIGTEFGMTADEVSYGMSLTNAVQRMAERAGDPDVELFAATVRLQEKTGGNLTELLKSNTDTIRGRQIMRLKVRAASSEGRVSAMILTSAPFLVMAAIHLMRPEFYGNVMDEPLIRYGFGGLLVWMGIGNLVMNKMINFKM, from the coding sequence ATGGATGCCACGCTGCTGATCCCGGCAGTGATGACCATCGGCGCCATCTTCATGGCGATCCAGTCCGTGCTCGGACTGGTGTCCAACGCGCGCACCCAGCAGATCGTCAACCGGCGCCTGCAGTTCAAGGAACGCTACGCAACGCACAACGAAGCGATGATCGAGCTGCGCAAGAGCCGGGGCCTCGACAAGGAGGGTAACCTCGCAATGTCGCTGCGCTGGCTCAACCAGATGATCGTGCGATCGGGCCTCAAGTTCGAACCGGCCAAGTGGGCGCTGATGTCGGCCGTGGGCGCGCTGGTGCCGGCGGTCGCGGCCTATATCTACGCAGGTGGCATCTGGGTTGCCGTGCCGGTCTATCTCGTCGTCTTCCTGGTCGCGCCGCTGGGCGTGATCAAGCATCTCGCCAGTTCGCGGGCGAAGAAGATGGCCGGCCAGTTGCCGGATGCGCTGCAGATCGTTTGCCGCAGCCTCGAGGCGGGACACCCGGTCGCCACGGCGGTGTCGCTGGTGGCGCGCGAGATGCCCGATCCGATCGGCACCGAATTCGGGATGACGGCGGACGAGGTGTCCTACGGCATGTCGCTGACCAATGCGGTGCAGCGCATGGCCGAGCGCGCGGGCGATCCGGACGTAGAGCTGTTTGCGGCCACAGTGCGCCTGCAGGAGAAGACCGGCGGCAACCTCACCGAGCTTCTGAAATCGAATACCGATACGATCCGTGGACGGCAGATCATGCGCCTGAAGGTGCGCGCCGCGTCATCGGAGGGGCGGGTGTCGGCGATGATCCTGACGTCGGCGCCCTTCCTCGTGATGGCTGCGATCCACTTGATGCGCCCGGAATTCTACGGCAACGTGATGGATGAACCCCTCATCCGGTACGGGTTCGGCGGGCTGCTGGTGTGGATGGGCATCGGCAACCTCGTCATGAACAAGATGATCAATTTCAAGATGTAG